In the Terriglobia bacterium genome, one interval contains:
- a CDS encoding Crp/Fnr family transcriptional regulator — protein MGMAYHFQIIEDCLKCAFREQNLFCDLSREALVRLQQIKATSVYPKGALLCLEGQSPRGIFVLCTGRAKLSTTSSEGKSMILRVAEPGEVLGLTAAVANSPYEATVETLEPSQANFIAQADFVRFLQEFPDVGMKVARQLTHNCKCAYDEIRSLGLSNSVPEKLAKLILRWAEHPLELSTKKPNEIALRVTLTQEEIAQFIGTSRETVSRVLTSFRKKGFIRVKGATWTITNRRALENLVTT, from the coding sequence TTGGGGATGGCATATCACTTCCAGATCATTGAAGACTGTTTAAAATGTGCGTTTCGCGAGCAGAACCTTTTTTGTGATCTTTCGCGGGAAGCGCTGGTTCGCCTGCAACAAATCAAAGCGACCTCCGTTTATCCCAAGGGGGCATTGTTGTGTCTGGAAGGCCAGTCGCCCAGAGGAATTTTTGTTCTGTGCACCGGGCGCGCCAAACTCTCCACTACTTCCAGTGAAGGAAAGAGCATGATTCTTCGCGTGGCTGAACCGGGTGAAGTCCTTGGTCTTACGGCGGCAGTTGCAAATTCTCCCTATGAAGCCACTGTGGAAACACTGGAGCCCAGCCAGGCCAACTTTATTGCCCAGGCGGATTTCGTGCGCTTTCTGCAAGAGTTTCCGGATGTTGGCATGAAGGTGGCCAGGCAGCTCACTCACAACTGCAAATGCGCCTATGACGAAATTCGTTCCCTGGGACTTTCGAATTCAGTTCCTGAAAAACTCGCCAAGCTGATTCTGCGCTGGGCGGAGCATCCTCTGGAGTTGTCTACAAAAAAACCCAATGAAATCGCGTTGCGGGTAACACTCACGCAGGAAGAGATTGCCCAATTCATCGGCACCTCACGAGAGACGGTTTCGCGGGTGCTCACCAGTTTTCGCAAAAAGGGCTTTATCAGGGTGAAGGGCGCTACATGGACGATCACCAATCGACGCGCTCTGGAAAATCTGGTAACCACCTGA
- a CDS encoding MFS transporter, with product MRNILQHRGMRLIFAANLISMVGSGMNSAGVTWFVLQKTHSEMALGTLLMLQTIPALMMLPFTGVVIDREDRRRLLMVLDAARGLVILCVAIMAYRGVATLWEVYLMSVIVAAGFWMFWPTITALVQELTPDSHFVHSNSFLLAGVQGGWLVAGAVVGFVYNKIGLHGVLFIDFASYVLSFTCYLFVRKGKHTVAMAEETIVHDSAVAKFVHELKEGIAYIKLRPRLLLLGIAWALFIGGMLTQGVITAPFSDRILKSGAVGYGWLNAGWAIGAFMSAIYTPALIRGTGHRRAVGISMALLGLCLISLPFLGSHIQGALVVSASLTVGVALVVCAAVYCLMGCCRALGGVAITSTMMELVPKHFMGRVQNTFYFLGTLMQLVFSFTVGTVAHTRGLAQGFAIVGGIYLLACLTGSWPVRDVVTEPGGQLEQGT from the coding sequence GTGCGTAACATTCTCCAGCATCGCGGAATGCGGCTGATTTTTGCCGCGAATTTGATCTCCATGGTCGGCAGCGGCATGAACTCCGCGGGCGTGACCTGGTTTGTGCTGCAAAAAACACACTCGGAAATGGCGCTGGGAACTCTGCTCATGCTGCAAACTATCCCGGCGCTCATGATGCTGCCATTCACCGGCGTGGTGATTGACCGTGAAGATCGCCGTCGTCTGCTGATGGTTCTGGACGCCGCTCGCGGCCTTGTAATTCTGTGCGTGGCAATCATGGCGTATCGCGGCGTGGCCACGCTTTGGGAAGTCTATTTAATGTCCGTGATTGTGGCGGCGGGCTTCTGGATGTTCTGGCCCACCATCACCGCGCTTGTTCAGGAGCTCACGCCGGACTCGCACTTTGTGCACTCCAACAGTTTTTTGCTGGCGGGCGTTCAAGGCGGATGGCTGGTCGCCGGCGCGGTCGTTGGATTCGTTTACAACAAGATTGGTCTGCACGGCGTGCTGTTTATCGACTTCGCCAGTTACGTGCTGTCATTCACCTGCTATCTGTTTGTGCGCAAGGGTAAGCACACGGTCGCCATGGCTGAAGAAACCATAGTGCATGACAGCGCCGTGGCAAAGTTTGTTCATGAATTGAAAGAAGGCATCGCTTATATCAAGTTGCGTCCACGATTGTTACTGCTGGGCATTGCCTGGGCGTTGTTCATCGGCGGAATGCTGACGCAGGGCGTGATCACCGCGCCTTTTAGCGATCGCATCCTAAAATCGGGCGCAGTCGGCTATGGCTGGCTCAACGCCGGCTGGGCCATTGGCGCGTTCATGAGCGCGATTTACACTCCCGCGCTCATACGCGGCACCGGACATCGCCGTGCCGTGGGAATTTCCATGGCGCTGCTGGGGCTTTGCTTGATCTCATTGCCGTTCCTCGGGTCGCACATCCAGGGTGCGCTCGTTGTTTCTGCTTCACTCACAGTGGGCGTTGCATTGGTTGTGTGCGCGGCGGTTTATTGCCTTATGGGGTGTTGTCGCGCGCTGGGCGGCGTAGCCATTACCAGCACCATGATGGAACTGGTCCCAAAACATTTCATGGGACGCGTGCAGAATACTTTTTACTTTCTGGGAACGCTGATGCAACTTGTATTCTCATTTACCGTGGGCACTGTGGCGCACACTCGCGGGTTGGCGCAAGGGTTCGCGATTGTCGGCGGAATCTATCTGCTGGCATGTCTCACGGGATCGTGGCCGGTAAGGGATGTTGTTACGGAACCAGGCGGACAGTTGGAACAAGGCACGTGA
- a CDS encoding universal stress protein, with the protein MPLVRPGTAISFKNILFLTDFGQASTGALAYSLAFARHFKARLYPAHVLDTVLTETAVAGEAAVQELEEQKRRQLSRLAQYNGINFQPLLSRCDFEAAIAHWISQLGIDLVVAGTHGRRGVQRLLLGSTSEMVLHNAPCPVLTVGPNVEVPRLFSLNLEKIVFATDLGEQSQHVLGFALSLAREKCARLMLLHVLPEESRDYPDRLRVLSFVLNEAERLLPIQARSWCKPEFAVDAGPTAERIVNHAQNEQADLIVMGRGHSENFSLRGSPGVTHKVICAAPCPVLSVPEAWAR; encoded by the coding sequence ATGCCACTTGTACGACCGGGCACTGCCATTTCCTTTAAGAACATCCTCTTTCTTACCGATTTTGGTCAGGCCTCCACGGGAGCCCTGGCCTACTCTCTAGCCTTCGCGCGGCATTTCAAGGCGCGCCTTTATCCCGCGCATGTATTGGATACCGTGTTGACTGAAACGGCCGTTGCAGGCGAAGCCGCCGTACAAGAATTAGAAGAGCAAAAACGCCGGCAGCTCTCTCGCCTTGCCCAATATAACGGCATTAATTTCCAGCCACTGCTTAGCCGCTGCGATTTTGAGGCTGCCATAGCACACTGGATTTCACAGCTTGGGATTGACCTTGTGGTGGCCGGCACGCATGGCCGTCGCGGCGTGCAGCGGCTTCTGCTCGGCTCGACCTCTGAAATGGTCCTGCACAATGCGCCTTGCCCTGTGCTCACGGTAGGCCCGAACGTTGAAGTACCGCGCCTCTTTAGCCTGAACCTGGAAAAGATCGTGTTTGCCACAGATCTGGGCGAGCAATCACAGCATGTTCTGGGATTCGCTCTTTCACTGGCCCGGGAAAAATGCGCCCGCCTGATGCTTCTTCATGTGCTCCCTGAGGAATCACGCGATTATCCAGATCGTTTGCGGGTTTTGAGTTTCGTCCTGAATGAGGCGGAACGATTGCTGCCAATACAAGCGCGCAGCTGGTGCAAGCCGGAGTTCGCCGTGGATGCAGGCCCTACGGCTGAACGGATCGTAAACCACGCACAGAATGAGCAGGCTGACTTGATCGTGATGGGCCGCGGGCACAGTGAAAACTTCAGTCTGAGAGGCAGCCCTGGCGTGACGCATAAAGTCATTTGCGCGGCGCCTTGCCCCGTGCTTTCCGTGCCTGAGGCGTGGGCGCGCTAA
- a CDS encoding N-acetyltransferase: protein MDSNPVTHNEAKGQFEIALGNERALLQYRRTDHSITLIHTEVPQASRGRGLGNQLIRAALDYAHFNQLKVVPVCPFVKAYLKKHPEAAN from the coding sequence ATGGATAGCAATCCCGTTACGCACAATGAAGCGAAAGGCCAGTTTGAGATCGCGCTGGGAAATGAGAGAGCCCTGCTGCAATACCGCCGCACAGACCACAGCATCACGCTGATCCATACAGAGGTTCCGCAAGCTTCACGGGGACGCGGGCTGGGAAATCAACTGATTCGCGCTGCGCTGGACTACGCCCACTTCAATCAGCTCAAGGTCGTTCCAGTGTGCCCATTCGTGAAAGCGTATTTAAAAAAGCATCCTGAAGCAGCAAACTAA
- a CDS encoding Crp/Fnr family transcriptional regulator gives MNSTPQSAAANELYEMLSQEVRAELVKAEQSMTVPKGTTLIQQGVPPENLVIINSGKVAVSLNCMRGAASVDYSEPGKVFGMRALVSGELPEINVTCVETCSITVVPRDAFLSLLQDKPEIYFGVAKVLSSDLKIADRILRSNSRRFFCGPRSRTVKPD, from the coding sequence ATGAACAGCACACCACAAAGCGCCGCCGCCAATGAGCTGTATGAAATGCTTTCGCAGGAAGTGCGGGCGGAATTGGTCAAAGCCGAACAGTCGATGACCGTACCGAAAGGCACAACGCTTATTCAGCAGGGTGTGCCGCCGGAAAATCTAGTCATCATCAACTCGGGCAAGGTCGCAGTCAGCCTGAATTGCATGCGCGGGGCCGCCTCGGTGGATTACTCGGAACCTGGGAAGGTGTTTGGAATGCGCGCCCTGGTTTCTGGCGAGCTGCCGGAAATCAACGTTACCTGTGTCGAAACCTGTTCCATCACGGTTGTTCCCCGCGATGCTTTTCTGTCCTTACTGCAAGACAAGCCGGAGATTTATTTCGGTGTTGCCAAGGTCCTCAGCAGTGATTTGAAAATTGCGGACCGGATTTTGCGTAGCAATTCTCGCCGTTTCTTTTGCGGCCCTCGCTCTCGTACCGTAAAGCCGGATTAA
- a CDS encoding universal stress protein has translation MSTMHALPVVNKISFKNILFLTDFTESSQGAMAYALGFANHFGAQVYPAHACDPIILTETAAPNIVDEVEENSRRRLSALAKENNFNGTPLFARGPVAEAVPKWIAEHGIDLIVMGTHGRQGLKHLLMGSVAEAIFRNATCPVLTVGPHVTVRPTHDFKAENILFPTDLGAHAEFATQYALSIAQESRALVTVMHVVSLNDAFQRDRTELVADSYKKLEKLVPAEAKKWCKPEMVVEIGDTVKELLGYAETERPDMIVLGLPSGKKFNGGFHSSVTYNLVAGAPCPVLTVRDVLND, from the coding sequence ATGTCAACTATGCATGCTCTGCCAGTCGTCAACAAAATTTCATTCAAGAATATTTTATTTCTCACCGATTTCACTGAATCCTCACAGGGCGCCATGGCGTATGCGCTGGGATTTGCAAATCATTTTGGGGCGCAGGTCTATCCCGCGCATGCCTGTGATCCAATCATCCTTACCGAAACAGCCGCGCCGAACATTGTGGATGAAGTGGAAGAAAACAGCCGTCGCCGCCTGAGCGCGCTGGCCAAGGAAAACAATTTCAACGGCACGCCGCTCTTCGCGCGCGGACCAGTAGCAGAGGCAGTCCCCAAATGGATTGCCGAGCACGGGATTGATCTTATCGTGATGGGCACGCACGGTCGCCAGGGACTGAAGCATCTTTTGATGGGCTCCGTTGCTGAAGCCATCTTCCGCAATGCCACCTGCCCGGTGCTTACTGTAGGCCCGCACGTTACTGTACGGCCTACGCATGATTTCAAGGCGGAGAACATTCTTTTCCCCACGGACCTGGGCGCGCACGCGGAATTCGCGACGCAATATGCGCTCTCCATTGCGCAGGAAAGCCGCGCACTAGTGACCGTTATGCACGTGGTTTCACTGAACGACGCGTTCCAGCGCGACCGCACAGAATTGGTTGCGGATTCCTATAAGAAGCTGGAAAAACTGGTGCCGGCTGAAGCAAAGAAGTGGTGCAAGCCTGAAATGGTGGTTGAAATTGGCGATACGGTAAAAGAACTGCTGGGCTATGCGGAGACGGAACGGCCTGACATGATCGTTCTGGGGCTGCCTTCGGGAAAGAAATTCAACGGCGGATTCCACTCGAGCGTTACCTATAACCTGGTTGCCGGAGCGCCTTGCCCGGTGCTCACAGTGCGTGACGTTTTGAACGATTAA
- a CDS encoding class I SAM-dependent methyltransferase, which produces MSNAQLAALLTIVAGIILLIVARRRFRKVDPVHKVLDHVVQHGNQETKPEYHRATPECPNPERWRMFDTMTAEVEVLDFLKCLMTTVKPNLVVETGTFLAVSTIYMAEGLKQNGSGKIITCEPDKEVFAKAKEKIEASGLKKFIDYRCESSLETRVAGTIDVLFCDSLPELREPEVRHFLPQINPNGLILMHDASSHLKTVREAAKRMEDEGLISVVFLPTPRGLVIAQKRAGRK; this is translated from the coding sequence ATGAGCAACGCGCAACTGGCCGCGCTGCTGACCATCGTTGCCGGAATTATTCTGCTGATCGTTGCGAGGCGTCGATTTCGCAAAGTAGATCCCGTACACAAAGTTCTGGACCACGTGGTCCAGCATGGCAACCAGGAAACCAAACCGGAATACCATCGCGCCACGCCTGAATGCCCGAACCCTGAGCGCTGGAGGATGTTTGACACCATGACCGCCGAAGTTGAAGTCCTGGACTTTCTGAAATGCCTGATGACCACCGTAAAGCCCAACCTGGTGGTGGAGACCGGGACGTTTCTTGCCGTGAGCACCATCTATATGGCTGAAGGGCTCAAGCAGAACGGCTCTGGCAAGATCATTACCTGCGAGCCGGATAAAGAAGTCTTTGCCAAGGCCAAAGAAAAGATTGAGGCCTCAGGACTCAAGAAGTTTATCGACTACCGCTGCGAATCAAGTTTAGAGACGCGCGTGGCCGGGACGATCGACGTGCTTTTTTGCGACTCACTGCCTGAACTGCGCGAGCCTGAGGTCCGGCACTTTCTGCCGCAGATCAATCCCAACGGGCTGATCCTGATGCACGATGCCAGTTCGCATCTCAAGACCGTGCGCGAAGCCGCCAAGCGGATGGAAGATGAAGGTTTGATTTCGGTGGTGTTCCTGCCCACGCCAAGGGGGCTCGTGATTGCACAGAAGAGGGCGGGGAGGAAGTGA